Proteins from one Enterobacter bugandensis genomic window:
- the norV gene encoding anaerobic nitric oxide reductase flavorubredoxin, producing MSILVKNNIHWVGQRDWEVRDFHGTEYKTLRGSSYNSYLIREGKNVLIDTVDHKFSREFVQNLRGEIDLNDIDYIIINHAEEDHAGALTELMSHIPDTPIYCTTNAIDSINGHHHHPEWNFHTVKTGDTLDIGNGKQLIFVETPMLHWPDSMMTYMTDDAVLFSNDAFGQHYCDERLFNDEVDQTELFEQCQRYYANILTPFSRLVTPKITEILGFNLPVDMIATSHGVVWRENPTQIVELYLKWAADYQEDRITIFYDTMSNNTRMMADAIAQGINEVDPNVAVKIFNVARSDKNEVLTNVFRSKGVLVGTSTMNNVMMPKIAGLVEEMTGLRFRNKRASAFGSHGWSGGAVDRLSTRLQDAGFEMSMSLKAKWRPDIDALEICRQHGRDIARQWALAPLPEVTAKPAEQPQTCSAAASTDLGPRMQCSVCQWIYDPELGEPLQDVAPGTPWSEVPDNFLCPECSLGKDVFDELATEAK from the coding sequence ATGTCTATTCTGGTTAAAAATAACATTCATTGGGTGGGTCAACGTGACTGGGAAGTGCGCGATTTCCACGGGACGGAATACAAAACGCTGCGCGGCAGCAGCTACAACAGCTATCTCATCCGCGAAGGTAAAAACGTCCTGATCGATACCGTCGATCACAAATTCAGCCGTGAGTTCGTGCAGAACCTGCGCGGTGAAATCGACCTGAATGACATCGACTACATCATCATCAACCATGCGGAAGAGGACCACGCCGGGGCGCTGACCGAGCTGATGTCCCACATTCCGGATACCCCAATCTACTGCACCACCAACGCCATTGATTCAATTAACGGCCACCACCACCATCCGGAGTGGAACTTCCACACCGTAAAAACCGGCGACACGCTGGATATCGGCAACGGCAAGCAGCTGATCTTCGTCGAAACCCCGATGCTGCACTGGCCGGACAGCATGATGACCTACATGACCGACGACGCGGTGCTGTTCAGCAACGACGCCTTCGGCCAGCACTACTGCGACGAACGCCTGTTCAATGACGAAGTGGATCAGACCGAGCTGTTCGAACAGTGCCAGCGCTACTACGCCAATATCCTGACCCCGTTCAGCCGTCTGGTGACCCCTAAAATTACCGAGATCCTCGGCTTCAACCTGCCGGTGGACATGATTGCGACCTCCCACGGCGTGGTGTGGCGTGAAAACCCCACCCAGATCGTCGAGCTGTACCTGAAGTGGGCCGCGGATTACCAGGAAGACCGCATCACTATCTTCTACGACACCATGTCCAACAACACCCGCATGATGGCGGACGCGATTGCCCAGGGGATCAATGAAGTTGACCCGAACGTGGCGGTGAAAATCTTCAACGTGGCGCGCAGCGATAAGAACGAGGTATTGACCAACGTCTTCCGCTCCAAAGGCGTGCTGGTGGGTACCTCCACCATGAATAACGTGATGATGCCGAAGATTGCCGGCCTGGTGGAAGAGATGACCGGCCTGCGCTTTCGTAACAAACGCGCCAGCGCCTTTGGCTCTCACGGCTGGAGCGGCGGCGCGGTAGACCGTCTTTCTACCCGTTTACAGGATGCGGGTTTTGAGATGTCCATGAGCCTGAAGGCGAAATGGCGTCCGGATATCGACGCGCTGGAAATCTGCCGCCAGCATGGCCGCGACATCGCCCGTCAGTGGGCGCTCGCCCCGCTTCCTGAAGTCACCGCAAAACCTGCGGAACAGCCACAAACCTGTTCTGCAGCAGCCAGCACCGATCTCGGTCCGCGCATGCAGTGCAGCGTCTGCCAGTGGATCTACGATCCTGAGCTGGGCGAACCGCTGCAGGATGTAGCCCCGGGCACGCCGTGGAGCGAGGTGCCGGACAACTTCCTCTGCCCGGAATGCTCCCTCGGCAAAGACGTGTTTGATGAACTGGCAACGGAGGCAAAATGA
- the norW gene encoding NADH:flavorubredoxin reductase NorW, translating into MSNGIVIIGSGFAARQLVKNIRKQDANVPLTLIAADSMDEYNKPDLSHVISQNQRADDLTRQTAGEFAEQFNLRLFPYTWVTDIDADAHVVKAKEKTWQYDRLVLATGASAFVPPVEGRELMITLNSQQEYQASETRLRDAARVMIVGGGLIGTELAMDFCRAGKSVTLVDHAASILSALMPAEVSSRLQHRLTDMGVHLLLKSQLQSLSKTEGGIRATLDRSRSVEVDAVVAATGLRPETALAHRAGAEINRGVKVNSYLQTTRPDIYALGDCAEINGQVLPFLQPIQLSAMYLAKNLLGGSAPLKLPAMLVKVKTPELPLHLAGETQRQDLNWQITLEPQGMVARGTDADGQMRAFVVSEDRMKEAFALLKSLPA; encoded by the coding sequence ATGAGCAACGGCATCGTTATCATCGGCTCGGGCTTTGCTGCCCGCCAACTGGTGAAAAATATCCGCAAACAGGATGCAAACGTGCCGTTGACGCTGATCGCCGCCGACAGCATGGACGAGTACAACAAGCCTGATTTAAGCCACGTCATTAGCCAGAATCAGCGCGCCGATGACCTCACCCGCCAGACGGCGGGGGAGTTCGCGGAGCAGTTCAACCTGCGTCTGTTTCCGTACACCTGGGTCACCGATATCGATGCTGACGCCCACGTGGTAAAAGCGAAAGAGAAAACCTGGCAGTACGACAGGCTGGTGCTGGCGACCGGGGCATCTGCGTTTGTGCCGCCGGTTGAAGGCCGCGAGCTGATGATTACCCTCAACAGCCAGCAGGAGTATCAGGCCAGCGAAACCCGGCTACGCGATGCCGCCAGAGTGATGATCGTCGGCGGCGGGCTGATCGGCACCGAGTTGGCGATGGACTTCTGTCGGGCGGGAAAATCCGTGACCCTGGTTGACCACGCGGCGAGCATTCTGTCGGCGCTGATGCCGGCAGAAGTAAGCAGTCGCTTACAGCATCGTCTGACTGATATGGGCGTGCATCTGCTGCTGAAATCGCAGCTACAAAGCCTGAGCAAAACCGAAGGCGGTATCCGTGCCACGCTCGACCGCAGCCGCAGCGTAGAAGTGGATGCGGTGGTTGCCGCGACGGGCCTGCGCCCGGAAACCGCGCTGGCGCATCGTGCAGGGGCTGAAATCAACCGCGGCGTGAAGGTAAATAGCTACCTGCAAACCACGCGGCCGGATATTTATGCCCTGGGCGACTGCGCGGAAATTAACGGCCAGGTGCTGCCCTTCCTGCAACCGATACAATTAAGCGCCATGTATCTGGCAAAAAACCTGCTCGGCGGCAGCGCGCCGCTGAAATTACCCGCCATGCTGGTAAAGGTCAAAACGCCGGAATTGCCGCTGCATCTTGCAGGTGAAACGCAGCGTCAGGATCTGAACTGGCAAATTACCCTCG